The Miscanthus floridulus cultivar M001 chromosome 7, ASM1932011v1, whole genome shotgun sequence genome includes a region encoding these proteins:
- the LOC136462284 gene encoding protein MAIN-LIKE 1-like, translated as MEQFHLLDPTYEETHRGRLVALGQDLPHLRSRTHSGFLDIRYDDRYTPFLQRAGLDVISFQVRRGLPKFNSAAITTLVDRWRPETHSFHLPFGEMTVSLQDCQKMLGLRIHGNPVTGQCRSEGWRARVEAFLGRELGEQGARTSRVPISWLRAEFAQCPEEADEETVGYY; from the exons atggagcaattccacctgctcgacccgacgtacgaggagacccaccgaggacgtctcgttgcgctggggcag gaccttccgcaccttcgttctaggacccacagtgggttcttggacattcggtacgacgataggtacactcctttcctgcaaagagctggcctggatgtcatctcctttcaggttcgtcgtgggttgcccaagttcaactcagcggcgataactacgttggtagacag gtggcggccggagactcacagcttccacctacctttcggggagatgacagtctcgcttcaggactgtcagaagatgctaggcctaaggattcatgggaacccagtcaccgggcagtgcaggtcagagggctggagagcacgagtggaggccttccttgggcgtgagcttggcgagcaaggggctcgcacttctagagttcccatctcatggctacgtgcagagttcgcacagtgccccgaggaggcagatgaggagacggttgggtactactag